The nucleotide window TGTTATTAGTTCGATCCAGTCCATAGGCATCCCCTTAACCTACAAGCTTTTTTTCGAAGTAATGCACTTCACGATTTCTAAAAATCTGATTGTACTGCTCGGTCTCACCAGTAGCGCGATAACCATGTCGCATCCAAAACTTCTCTGCCTGCTTATTTTCAGTATCGATGCCCACTACTATACTATCGCTTCCACGATCAAGTGCATATGATTCTATATGTTGAACTGCTATTTCGCCTATTCCCTTACCACGATAATCTGGGTGGATGAGTAAAATCGTGATAGCCACTTGTTCCTCCCTCGGATATCCTTCCGCAAAAAAAATCGCTCCGATAAGCATAGTATTCTCAAAAATCCCGAAACGCTTTAATGGTGTATCCCCATAGTTCGTGACCATTTCCGTTTCCGCTCGACAACCGCATACTCCTCTACCTTCAACTAGCTGGAAGTAGTCATTGCAAGAGAAAAATAGTGTTTGCAACTCAGGAATGTGCTCATTTTGTATTGGATGTAATTGTATCGTATTCAATAGAGTACCTCCTTCGTGTTTAATTCTCTATTAAGATATTCACTTTACTGGAAATAGGCGCACGTTTTTCTCCACTTTATTAGAATATCCAATTTCAGAATTTCCCCTCATCTTACTCCAATCATTTCATCTATATTGTACCATTTTCTTTTGCCTGCTTGTCAATTTCACCTGCAATCTAATGATAACTCATTTCATGTGAGCTTTTATAACATATGGGCAATATTTTTGAAAATAAGTGTTGCTTTTTTG belongs to Desulfuribacillus stibiiarsenatis and includes:
- a CDS encoding GNAT family N-acetyltransferase, giving the protein MNTIQLHPIQNEHIPELQTLFFSCNDYFQLVEGRGVCGCRAETEMVTNYGDTPLKRFGIFENTMLIGAIFFAEGYPREEQVAITILLIHPDYRGKGIGEIAVQHIESYALDRGSDSIVVGIDTENKQAEKFWMRHGYRATGETEQYNQIFRNREVHYFEKKLVG